In one window of Nocardioides panacisoli DNA:
- the pgl gene encoding 6-phosphogluconolactonase encodes MTGQRPESRIEIHPDADSLATAVAGALHGRLSRMEAAGRAPNLVLTGGTVAGLVHAEIARHHSPAMPDVRPVDWSAVSLWWGDERFVDADSEDRNAVQARRDFLDDVGATRVHEVPAAGQAPDVQAAAAAYAETLAAHRPDLFDIVMLGVGPDGHVASLFPHHAALTEHDRSTVAVTDSPKPPPERVSLTLPALNRARSVWFLVSGSEKAEAVARALAAEGSAEETPARSVRGVEETIWFLDAGAASQL; translated from the coding sequence GTGACCGGCCAGCGGCCCGAGTCCCGCATCGAGATCCATCCCGATGCCGACTCCCTCGCCACCGCGGTGGCGGGCGCACTGCACGGCCGCCTCTCCCGCATGGAGGCCGCCGGTCGGGCACCCAACCTCGTGCTCACCGGCGGCACCGTCGCCGGGCTGGTGCACGCCGAGATCGCGCGCCACCACTCCCCCGCCATGCCCGACGTGCGGCCGGTGGACTGGAGCGCCGTCAGCCTGTGGTGGGGCGACGAGCGCTTCGTCGACGCCGACTCCGAGGACCGCAACGCCGTCCAGGCACGCCGTGACTTCCTCGACGACGTCGGCGCCACGAGGGTGCACGAGGTGCCGGCAGCGGGCCAGGCGCCCGACGTGCAGGCCGCGGCGGCGGCGTACGCCGAGACGTTGGCGGCGCACCGTCCGGACCTGTTCGACATCGTGATGCTCGGCGTCGGACCGGACGGCCATGTGGCGTCCCTCTTCCCGCACCACGCCGCCCTCACCGAGCACGACCGGAGCACGGTGGCGGTCACGGACTCGCCCAAGCCGCCGCCCGAGCGGGTCAGTCTCACGCTGCCGGCGCTCAATCGGGCACGGTCGGTGTGGTTCCTGGTCTCGGGCAGCGAGAAGGCCGAGGCCGTGGCGCGCGCACTCGCCGCCGAGGGCTCCGCCGAGGAGACTCCCGCACGCTCCGTGCGGGGCGTGGAGGAGACCATCTGGTTCCTCGACGCGGGCGCTGCATCACAGCTGTGA
- the pgi gene encoding glucose-6-phosphate isomerase — protein MESRPGAPVDPTGTAAWARLTDLAAGFSPDLRGWFAADPDRATRWTHPAADLHVDLSKNLVDGEVLAALLALADETGVADHRDAMYAGAPVNATEDRPALHTALRLPPGADLTLDGQDVVADVHDVLARVYALAESVRSGAWTGVTGEPITTVVNIGIGGSDLGPVMAYEALAAYRHERITCRFISNIDPTDAAQCLADLDPATTLFVVSSKSFSTLETLTNARLCRAWLLDSLTAAGALTEDDRAEAVARHFVAVSTALDKVAEFGIDPANAFGFWDWVGGRYSLDSAIGTSLAIAIGPEGFAELLDGFHRLDEHFRTAAPHENVPLLMGLLNVWYVNFLDAHTHAVLPYNQHLHRFPAYLQQLTMESNGKRVRWDGSPVAAHTGEVFWGEPGTNGQHAFYQLLHQGTRLVPADFIAVATPAHPLQDGDVDVHEVLLANFFAQTAALAFGRTAEEVRDAGVAADLVPARTFPGNRPTTSIMAPELTPGVLGQLIALYEHITFVQGALWGVDSFDQWGVELGKELAQQVTPAVAGDTDALARQDPSTRSLIGYYREHRR, from the coding sequence GTGGAGTCCCGGCCCGGAGCACCCGTCGACCCGACCGGGACCGCCGCGTGGGCCCGGCTCACCGACCTGGCCGCGGGGTTCTCCCCCGACCTGCGGGGCTGGTTCGCCGCCGACCCCGACCGGGCCACGCGCTGGACTCACCCGGCGGCCGACCTGCACGTCGACCTGTCGAAGAACCTCGTCGACGGCGAGGTCCTGGCCGCTCTCCTCGCGCTCGCGGACGAGACCGGCGTCGCCGACCACCGCGACGCGATGTACGCCGGTGCCCCGGTCAACGCGACCGAGGACCGCCCGGCCCTCCACACCGCGCTCCGGCTCCCCCCGGGCGCCGACCTGACCCTGGACGGGCAGGACGTCGTCGCCGACGTCCACGACGTCCTCGCCCGCGTCTACGCCCTCGCCGAGAGCGTCCGCTCCGGGGCGTGGACCGGCGTGACCGGTGAGCCGATCACCACGGTCGTCAACATCGGGATCGGCGGGTCCGACCTGGGGCCGGTGATGGCGTACGAGGCGCTCGCCGCGTACCGCCACGAGCGCATCACGTGCCGCTTCATCAGCAACATCGACCCGACCGATGCGGCGCAGTGCCTGGCGGACCTCGACCCCGCGACGACGCTCTTCGTCGTGTCGAGCAAGAGCTTCTCCACCCTCGAGACCCTCACCAACGCGCGGCTGTGCCGCGCCTGGCTGCTGGACTCGCTGACGGCGGCCGGCGCCCTCACCGAGGACGACCGCGCCGAGGCGGTGGCGCGCCACTTCGTAGCGGTCTCGACCGCACTGGACAAGGTCGCGGAGTTCGGCATCGACCCCGCCAACGCCTTCGGGTTCTGGGACTGGGTCGGGGGCCGCTACTCGCTGGACTCCGCGATCGGCACCTCGCTGGCGATCGCGATCGGGCCCGAGGGCTTCGCCGAGCTGCTCGACGGGTTCCACCGGCTCGACGAGCACTTCCGCACCGCCGCCCCGCACGAGAACGTGCCACTGCTGATGGGGCTCCTCAACGTCTGGTACGTCAACTTCCTCGACGCCCACACCCACGCCGTCCTGCCCTACAACCAGCACCTGCACCGCTTCCCGGCGTACCTCCAGCAGCTGACCATGGAGTCCAACGGCAAGCGGGTCCGGTGGGACGGCTCGCCCGTCGCGGCGCACACCGGCGAGGTCTTCTGGGGCGAGCCCGGCACCAACGGCCAGCACGCCTTCTACCAGCTGCTGCACCAGGGCACCCGACTCGTGCCGGCCGACTTCATCGCGGTGGCGACGCCCGCCCATCCGCTGCAGGACGGCGACGTGGACGTGCACGAGGTGCTGCTGGCGAACTTCTTCGCCCAGACCGCGGCACTCGCCTTCGGTCGCACCGCGGAGGAGGTCCGTGACGCCGGCGTCGCCGCGGACCTGGTCCCGGCACGAACCTTCCCCGGCAACCGGCCCACGACCTCGATCATGGCCCCCGAACTGACCCCGGGCGTGCTCGGCCAGCTCATCGCGCTCTACGAGCACATCACCTTCGTGCAGGGTGCACTATGGGGTGTCGACAGTTTCGACCAGTGGGGAGTCGAGTTGGGCAAGGAGCTGGCACAGCAGGTCACCCCCGCGGTGGCCGGCGACACCGATGCCCTCGCCCGGCAGGACCCCTCCACCCGGTCGCTCATCGGCTACTACCGGGAGCACCGGCGGTGA
- the tal gene encoding transaldolase → MSDRLQALAEAGVSIWLDDLSRERIETGNLAALIEDRSVVGVTTNPTIFAGAVADGERYDAQVRELVSRGAQVDEVVFELTTRDVREACDVLAPVHERTPADGRVSIEVEPALAHRTEDTIASARALWKAVDRPNALIKIPATEAGLPAITAAIADGISVNVTLIFGLDRYRDVMAAYLEGLERAHEAGHDLSRIHSVASFFVSRVDAEVDGRLDEIGTVQAQNLRGRAAVANARLAHAAYAEVFSGERWEALAAAGANVQRPLWASTGTKDPAYPDTLYVSELVVAGTVNTMPEKTLEAYADHGPVESGNAPDTVTGTADAAQQVMDELAEVGIDLDDVLTVLEREGVEKFVASWDELVATVQGQMG, encoded by the coding sequence ATGAGTGATCGTCTGCAGGCCCTCGCCGAGGCGGGGGTGTCCATCTGGCTCGACGACCTGTCGCGCGAGCGGATCGAGACCGGCAACCTCGCCGCGCTGATCGAGGACCGGTCCGTCGTGGGGGTGACGACGAACCCCACGATCTTCGCCGGTGCCGTCGCCGACGGCGAACGCTACGACGCCCAGGTCCGCGAGCTCGTGTCGCGCGGCGCGCAGGTCGACGAGGTGGTCTTCGAGCTCACCACGCGGGACGTGCGCGAGGCGTGCGACGTGCTGGCGCCCGTCCACGAGCGCACCCCGGCCGACGGACGTGTCTCCATCGAGGTGGAGCCCGCGCTGGCGCACCGCACGGAGGACACCATCGCGTCGGCGCGCGCACTGTGGAAGGCCGTCGACCGTCCGAACGCGCTGATCAAGATCCCGGCGACCGAGGCGGGCCTCCCGGCGATCACTGCCGCGATCGCCGACGGCATCAGCGTCAACGTCACCCTCATCTTCGGCCTCGACCGCTACCGCGACGTCATGGCGGCCTACCTCGAGGGGCTCGAGCGGGCCCACGAGGCCGGCCACGACCTGTCCCGGATCCACTCGGTGGCCTCGTTCTTCGTCTCCCGCGTCGACGCGGAGGTGGACGGCCGGCTCGACGAGATCGGGACGGTGCAGGCGCAGAACCTCCGTGGCCGCGCCGCGGTCGCCAACGCCCGGCTCGCGCACGCGGCGTACGCCGAGGTGTTCAGCGGTGAGCGCTGGGAGGCCCTGGCCGCAGCCGGCGCCAACGTGCAGCGACCGCTGTGGGCCTCGACCGGGACCAAGGACCCGGCCTACCCGGACACCCTCTACGTCAGCGAGCTCGTCGTGGCCGGCACCGTGAACACGATGCCGGAGAAGACGCTGGAGGCCTACGCCGACCACGGCCCGGTGGAGTCCGGCAACGCCCCCGACACCGTCACCGGGACGGCCGACGCGGCCCAACAGGTCATGGACGAGCTGGCCGAGGTCGGGATCGACCTCGACGACGTGCTCACCGTCCTCGAGCGCGAGGGCGTCGAGAAGTTCGTCGCCTCCTGGGACGAGCTGGTCGCCACCGTCCAGGGCCAGATGGGCTGA
- the tkt gene encoding transketolase, whose amino-acid sequence MTSIPALEWTELDDKAVDTARVLALDAVRPPANGHPGTAMSLAPVAHLLFQKVMRHDPADPQWVGRDRFVLSMGHSSLTLYNQLFLGGFGLELDDIKDLRTWGSRTPGHPEHGHTAGVETTTGPLGQGVANAVGMAMAARRQRGLLDPDAPAGESVFDHAIYCLASDGDIQEGVSAEASALAGVQQLGNLTLIYDANEISIEDDTSIALGEDVGARYAAYGWHVQEVDWRRGGEYVEDVAALHAALAEASTVTDRPSLITLRTIIAWPAPNAQDTGAAHGSALGEDEVAATKKVLGLDPEQSFDVPPEVLEHTRGLRQRGAAAHEEWQQRFDAWSEAHPEGRAALDRMAARSLPTGWDADLPTFEADAKGVATRKASGSVINAVAPAMPELWGGSADLAGSNNTTIDGVPSFLPAERSSDMFTGDPYAGRVLHFGIREHAMGSVMNGITLHSGTRIFGGTFLVFSDYMRPAVRLAALMHLPTIYVWTHDSIGLGEDGPTHQPVEQLASLRAIPGLDVVRPADANETVAAWSTVLEQTDRPAGLVLTRQNVPTFPRGTDPETGQEWGAVDGVRRGAYVLLDTDGTPDVVLVGTGSEVQLAVEARAELAEQGIAARVVSMPCREWFDAQDQAYRDSVLPPEVRARVSVEAGIAQGWRDIVGDAGRSVSLEHFGASADFATLYREFGITTEAVVAAAQESLAAR is encoded by the coding sequence GTGACCAGCATCCCCGCACTGGAGTGGACCGAACTCGACGACAAGGCGGTGGACACTGCCCGGGTGCTCGCCCTGGACGCCGTCCGGCCACCCGCGAACGGACACCCCGGCACGGCCATGAGCCTCGCCCCGGTGGCGCACCTGCTGTTCCAGAAGGTCATGCGGCACGACCCGGCCGACCCGCAGTGGGTCGGGCGCGACCGCTTCGTGCTCTCCATGGGGCACTCGTCGCTGACGCTGTACAACCAGCTCTTCCTCGGCGGCTTCGGCCTCGAGCTGGACGACATCAAGGACCTGCGCACCTGGGGCAGCCGCACCCCCGGCCACCCCGAGCACGGTCACACCGCCGGCGTCGAGACCACCACCGGCCCCCTGGGCCAGGGCGTGGCCAACGCCGTCGGCATGGCGATGGCCGCGCGTCGCCAGCGCGGCCTGCTCGACCCCGACGCGCCGGCCGGCGAGTCCGTTTTCGACCACGCGATCTACTGCCTCGCCTCCGACGGCGACATCCAGGAGGGCGTGAGCGCCGAGGCGTCGGCGCTCGCGGGCGTGCAGCAGCTGGGCAACCTGACGCTCATCTACGACGCCAATGAGATCTCGATCGAGGACGACACCAGCATCGCGCTGGGCGAGGACGTGGGAGCCCGCTACGCGGCGTACGGCTGGCACGTGCAGGAGGTCGACTGGCGCCGCGGCGGTGAGTACGTCGAGGACGTCGCCGCACTGCACGCGGCGCTCGCCGAGGCCTCCACCGTCACCGACCGTCCGAGCCTGATCACCCTGCGCACGATCATCGCGTGGCCCGCGCCCAACGCGCAGGACACCGGCGCCGCCCACGGCAGTGCACTCGGCGAGGACGAGGTCGCCGCCACGAAGAAGGTGCTCGGCCTCGACCCCGAACAGTCCTTCGACGTGCCGCCCGAGGTCCTGGAGCACACCCGCGGTCTCCGCCAGCGCGGTGCCGCCGCTCACGAGGAGTGGCAGCAGCGGTTCGACGCCTGGTCCGAGGCCCACCCCGAGGGCCGGGCCGCCCTCGACCGGATGGCCGCCCGGTCGCTCCCCACGGGATGGGACGCCGACCTGCCCACCTTCGAGGCCGACGCCAAGGGCGTCGCGACCCGCAAGGCCTCCGGCAGCGTCATCAACGCCGTCGCCCCGGCCATGCCGGAGCTGTGGGGCGGGTCCGCGGACCTCGCGGGATCCAACAACACCACCATCGACGGCGTGCCCTCGTTCCTGCCCGCGGAGCGCTCCAGCGACATGTTCACCGGCGACCCGTACGCCGGTCGGGTGCTGCACTTCGGCATCCGCGAGCACGCGATGGGGTCGGTGATGAACGGCATCACCCTCCACAGCGGCACCCGCATCTTCGGCGGCACCTTCCTGGTGTTCTCCGACTACATGCGTCCGGCGGTGCGTCTCGCCGCGCTCATGCACCTGCCCACGATCTACGTGTGGACCCACGACTCGATCGGGCTCGGCGAGGACGGCCCCACCCACCAGCCGGTCGAGCAGCTCGCCTCGCTGCGCGCCATCCCCGGCCTCGACGTGGTGCGCCCCGCCGACGCCAACGAGACCGTCGCCGCCTGGTCGACCGTGCTCGAGCAGACCGACCGGCCGGCCGGCCTGGTCCTCACCCGCCAGAACGTGCCGACCTTCCCCCGCGGCACCGACCCGGAGACCGGCCAGGAGTGGGGCGCGGTCGACGGCGTACGGCGCGGTGCCTACGTGTTGCTCGACACCGACGGCACGCCCGACGTCGTGCTCGTCGGCACCGGCTCGGAGGTCCAGCTCGCGGTCGAGGCACGCGCCGAGCTCGCCGAGCAGGGCATCGCCGCACGGGTGGTGTCCATGCCGTGCCGAGAGTGGTTCGACGCCCAGGACCAGGCCTACCGCGACTCGGTCCTGCCCCCCGAGGTGCGCGCCCGGGTGAGCGTCGAGGCCGGCATCGCCCAGGGCTGGCGCGACATCGTCGGTGACGCCGGACGGTCGGTCTCGCTGGAGCACTTCGGCGCCTCGGCCGACTTCGCCACCCTCTACCGCGAGTTCGGCATCACCACCGAGGCCGTCGTGGCGGCAGCCCAGGAGTCGCTCGCCGCCCGCTGA
- a CDS encoding heme o synthase: MPRPAEWRATIADGSAPAIASRTSVTYADPTRSAPRQLVGVNGAVEAGTDRPRASLRDVVAAYVGLTKPRVIELLLLTTVPVMFFAARGVPDLGLVAATVLGGTLSAGSASVFNCVYDRDIDEQMRRTRRRALPRHIVTPRAALVFGVVLGVGSTLVLWFLVNPLSAVLSVSANAFYVFGYTMLLKRRTTQNIVWGGIAGCFPALIGWTAVTNELSWVPVVLFAVVFFWTPPHTWALALRYREDYAQVDVPMLPVVKSAHSVAKQIVAYSWVMVATSLLLWPVAGTGPAYPIAATVLGAIFLVQAHQMERRASRSDELSVIRPMHLFHSSNLYLSLLFVAVAIDPLLG, translated from the coding sequence ATGCCTCGACCAGCGGAGTGGAGGGCTACAATCGCTGACGGCTCAGCCCCCGCAATCGCTTCGAGGACCTCCGTGACGTACGCCGATCCGACCCGGTCTGCCCCGCGGCAGCTCGTCGGGGTCAACGGCGCCGTGGAGGCCGGGACGGACCGCCCTCGGGCGTCGCTGCGTGACGTGGTCGCCGCATACGTCGGGCTGACCAAGCCGCGCGTGATCGAGCTGCTGCTGCTGACGACGGTGCCGGTGATGTTCTTCGCCGCCCGCGGCGTCCCGGACCTCGGGCTCGTCGCCGCCACCGTGCTCGGCGGCACGCTCTCGGCCGGCTCCGCCTCGGTCTTCAACTGCGTCTACGACCGCGACATCGACGAGCAGATGCGCCGCACCCGGCGGCGGGCGCTGCCGCGCCACATCGTGACGCCCCGTGCGGCCCTGGTGTTCGGCGTCGTGCTCGGCGTCGGGTCCACGCTGGTGCTGTGGTTCCTGGTCAACCCACTCTCCGCGGTGCTCTCGGTCAGCGCCAACGCGTTCTACGTCTTCGGCTACACCATGCTGCTCAAGCGGCGGACGACCCAGAACATCGTGTGGGGCGGCATCGCCGGCTGCTTCCCGGCGCTCATCGGCTGGACCGCGGTGACCAATGAGCTCTCGTGGGTCCCGGTCGTCCTCTTCGCCGTGGTGTTCTTCTGGACACCGCCGCACACCTGGGCGCTGGCGCTGCGCTACCGCGAGGACTACGCACAGGTCGACGTGCCGATGCTGCCGGTGGTCAAGTCCGCCCACTCGGTGGCCAAGCAGATCGTCGCCTACAGCTGGGTGATGGTCGCGACGTCGTTGCTGCTGTGGCCGGTGGCCGGCACGGGGCCGGCGTACCCGATCGCGGCGACGGTGCTCGGCGCGATCTTCCTGGTGCAGGCCCACCAGATGGAGCGTCGCGCGAGCCGGTCCGACGAGCTGTCGGTCATCCGGCCGATGCACCTGTTCCACAGCAGCAACCTCTACCTCTCGCTGCTGTTCGTCGCGGTCGCGATCGACCCGCTGCTGGGCTGA
- a CDS encoding COX15/CtaA family protein has translation MSTLREAPTRSRLPQLPLLPLAVANLVANIGIVVTGGAVRLTSSGLGCPTWPRCTADSYRPHGELEFHSAIEFGNRLLTFVLVAIAVATWVAALQRVLADRTGADRRPLTLATVVALGVPFQAVIGGVTVLTDLNPWVVALHLLLSMAMIGVCVVLVDHVRGGARPGAAAGVRRLAWAVFASGWLVLYLGTVVTGSGPHSGDENARRTGLDPQVMSHVHAASVYLLLALTVALLLATRRTSTAGGSAARAVTVLLVIELAQGVIGFVQYFTDLPELLVGTHLLGAALTSAALTWVVLATRSRD, from the coding sequence GTGAGCACCCTGCGCGAGGCGCCGACACGGTCCCGGCTGCCGCAGTTGCCGTTGCTGCCGCTGGCGGTGGCGAACCTGGTCGCCAACATCGGCATCGTCGTCACCGGCGGTGCGGTGCGGCTGACGAGCTCGGGCCTCGGGTGTCCCACGTGGCCCCGCTGCACGGCCGATTCCTACCGCCCCCACGGCGAGCTGGAGTTCCACAGCGCGATCGAGTTCGGCAACCGGCTGTTGACCTTCGTGCTCGTCGCGATCGCTGTCGCGACCTGGGTGGCGGCCCTGCAGCGGGTGCTCGCCGACCGCACCGGTGCGGACCGCCGCCCCCTCACGCTCGCGACCGTCGTCGCCCTCGGCGTCCCGTTCCAGGCCGTCATCGGTGGCGTCACGGTGCTCACCGACCTCAACCCGTGGGTCGTCGCCCTCCACCTGCTGCTCTCGATGGCGATGATCGGCGTGTGCGTCGTGCTCGTCGACCACGTCCGCGGCGGTGCCCGTCCCGGGGCCGCAGCCGGGGTCCGCCGCCTCGCGTGGGCGGTCTTCGCCAGCGGCTGGCTGGTGCTCTACCTCGGCACGGTCGTGACCGGGTCCGGTCCGCACTCCGGCGACGAGAACGCCCGACGGACCGGACTGGACCCGCAGGTCATGTCCCACGTGCACGCGGCGAGCGTCTACCTCCTGCTCGCCCTCACCGTCGCGCTCCTCCTCGCGACGCGGCGTACGTCGACCGCGGGTGGGAGTGCCGCCCGAGCGGTGACCGTGCTGCTCGTCATCGAGCTCGCCCAGGGCGTCATCGGGTTCGTGCAGTACTTCACGGACCTGCCGGAACTGCTGGTCGGCACCCACCTGCTGGGCGCGGCGTTGACCTCGGCCGCGTTGACCTGGGTCGTGCTCGCCACCCGGTCCCGCGACTGA
- a CDS encoding ABC transporter permease: MATTRPAAGRGTFTPRPGAAPLLRQVTTQASMEARLLLRNGEQLLLALVIPLIVLVGAVTAADRLSFTFDRPVIDVLTPGVLALAVMSTSFTSLAIATGFERRYGVLKRLGTAPLRRPTLLAGKIAAMLLVEVLQVAVIGAAGLLLGWNPDISVVALVLAALLGTAAFASLGMLLAGTLRAEATLAAANLVYLLLLAGGAVVLPTTSYGALGEVVHWLPSGALGEALRAACSSTIAWRELAVLFVWAVAGSAATARWFRWE; encoded by the coding sequence ATGGCCACGACCCGCCCCGCCGCCGGCCGCGGCACCTTCACGCCGCGCCCCGGCGCCGCTCCCCTGCTCCGGCAGGTCACGACGCAGGCCTCGATGGAGGCCCGACTGCTCCTGCGCAACGGCGAGCAGCTCCTGCTCGCGCTGGTCATCCCGCTGATCGTGCTCGTCGGCGCGGTGACGGCGGCCGACCGGCTCTCCTTCACCTTCGACCGGCCCGTCATCGACGTCCTGACCCCCGGCGTACTCGCGCTGGCGGTGATGTCCACCTCCTTCACGTCCCTGGCAATCGCGACCGGATTCGAGCGGCGGTACGGCGTCCTCAAGCGGCTCGGCACTGCTCCCCTGCGGCGCCCCACGCTGCTCGCCGGGAAGATCGCGGCCATGCTGCTGGTCGAGGTCCTCCAGGTCGCCGTGATCGGCGCGGCCGGCCTGCTGCTCGGCTGGAACCCCGACATCTCGGTGGTGGCACTGGTCCTCGCCGCGCTGCTGGGGACGGCCGCCTTCGCCTCGCTGGGCATGCTGCTCGCCGGCACGCTGCGCGCCGAGGCGACCCTGGCGGCCGCCAACCTCGTCTACCTGCTGCTGCTGGCCGGCGGTGCCGTCGTGCTGCCCACGACGTCCTACGGCGCCCTCGGCGAGGTCGTGCACTGGCTCCCGTCGGGGGCGCTGGGTGAGGCACTGCGCGCCGCCTGCTCCTCGACCATCGCCTGGCGGGAGCTGGCCGTACTGTTCGTGTGGGCGGTGGCGGGCTCGGCCGCGACCGCCCGATGGTTCCGATGGGAGTGA